In Castanea sativa cultivar Marrone di Chiusa Pesio chromosome 6, ASM4071231v1, a single window of DNA contains:
- the LOC142640688 gene encoding peroxidase P7, whose amino-acid sequence MATSSSFIAIVSMALLLGSVNAQLSTNFYSSSCPKLFSTVKSTVQSAISKEARMGASLLRLFFHDCFVNGCDGSILLDDTSSFTGEKNAVPNKNSARGFDVVDNIKSAVEKACPGVVSCADILAVASRDSVAILGGPSWNVKLGRRDARTTSQAAANNGIPPPTSNLSQLISRFNNLGLSTRDMVALAGSHTIGQARCTSFRARIYNETNIDSSFANTRRSNCPRTSGSGDNNLAPLDIQTPTKFENNYYKNLLQNRGLLHSDQQLFNGGSTDSIVRTYSNSESTFNSDFAAAMIKMGDISPLTGSNGEVRKNCRKVN is encoded by the exons ATggctacttcttcttctttcataGCCATAGTTAGTATGGCTCTCCTCTTGGGGAGTGTCAACGCTCAactttcaactaatttttattctaGTTCTTGCCCAAAACTCTTTTCCACTGTGAAATCCACCGTGCAATCTGCCATATCAAAGGAAGCCCGAATGGGTGCCTCTCTCCTGCGCTTGTTCTTCCATGATTGCTTTGTCAAT GGATGTGATGGGTCAATTCTCCTCGATGACACATCCAGCTTCACAGGAGAGAAGAATGCTGTCCCAAATAAAAACTCTGCCAGAGGCTTCGATGTAGTTGACAATATCAAGTCGGCAGTGGAGAAGGCGTGCCCCGGTGTGGTCTCATGTGCTGATATATTGGCCGTTGCTTCTCGAGACTCTGTTGCCATT CTTGGAGGACCCAGTTGGAATGTAAAACTTGGAAGAAGAGATGCTAGGACTACGAGCCAGGCTGCTGCCAATAATGGCATTCCTCCTCCAACTTCTAACCTAAGCCAACTCATTTCTAGATTTAACAATTTGGGACTTTCCACTAGGGACATGGTCGCTTTAGCAG GCTCACACACAATTGGACAAGCAAGGTGTACATCCTTCAGAGCTCGCATATACAACGAGACCAACATAGACAGTTCATTTGCTAACACAAGGCGATCAAACTGTCCAAGAACCAGTGGCTCAGGGGACAACAATTTGGCACCTCTTGATATTCAAACCCCCACAAAATTTGAGAACAACTACTACAAGAACTTGCTCCAAAACAGAGGACTTCTCCACTCTGACCAGCAACTATTCAATGGTGGATCCACTGATTCAATAGTGCGTACCTATAGCAACAGTGAGAGTACTTTCAATTCTGATTTTGCTGCAGCAATGATCAAGATGGGAGATATCAGTCCACTCACTGGATCAAATGGAGAAGTAAGAAAGAACTGTAGGAAGGTGAACTAA